A stretch of Lathyrus oleraceus cultivar Zhongwan6 chromosome 6, CAAS_Psat_ZW6_1.0, whole genome shotgun sequence DNA encodes these proteins:
- the LOC127096790 gene encoding UDP-glycosyltransferase 84B2 — translation MSSQDQKTKPEIHVLLVAFSAQGHINPLLRLGKSLLTKGLKVTLATTELVYHRVFKSTTTSTTTTTAIPTSYTINGIEVLFFSDGLDISEGHISVDEFMNLIAKSGPISLTNLIKNNFLNNSSKKLACIINNPFVPWVTNVAFELNIPCACLWIQPCTLYSIYYSFYNHLNHFPTLESPETDVEIPGLPLLKPQDLPSFVLPTNDIKTLSNVLKQMFQNMKKLKWVLANSFYELEKDAIDSMAEIFPITTVGPLVPPSLLGQDQIDDAAIEMWKPQDSCMEWLNQKPPSSVIYISFGSLIFLKEKQMLSIAKALKNTNKYFLWVMKDKEGDEVHLPEKFIEETKEKGLIVTWCPQTRVLVHPSIACFLTHCGWNSTLEAITAGVPMIGYPQWTDQPTNAKLVSDVFRTGIRLKPDSDGFVESEEVERAIEDIVGGEKFEEFKKNVLELKSAAREASVDGGSSDRNIQTFVDEILVGVENNI, via the coding sequence ATGTCTTCACAAGACCAAAAAACCAAACCAGAAATTCATGTTCTATTGGTAGCTTTTTCAGCTCAAGGTCACATAAACCCTTTGCTTCGACTAGGAAAATCACTATTAACCAAAGGCCTTAAAGTCACACTCGCCACCACGGAGTTAGTTTACCACCGCGTCTTCAAATCGACCACCACTTCAACCACCACCACCACGGCCATCCCTACCTCTTACACCATCAATGGAATTGAAGTTCTCTTTTTCTCCGACGGCTTAGATATCTCCGAAGGCCATATATCCGTCGACGAATTCATGAACCTAATAGCGAAATCCGGTCCCATTAGCCTCACAAATCTCATCAAAAACAATTTCCTCAACAATAGTTCTAAAAAACTAGCTTGCATCATTAACAACCCTTTTGTTCCTTGGGTTACAAACGTAGCTTTTGAACTCAATATCCCATGTGCATGTCTTTGGATTCAACCTTGCACTCTTTACTCCATATACTATAGTTTCTACAATCATTTAAACCATTTTCCAACCCTCGAAAGCCCCGAAACCGATGTCGAAATACCCGGTCTCCCATTATTGAAACCACAAGACCTTCCATCTTTTGTTCTTCCAACAAACGATATAAAAACCCTATCAAATGTTTTAAAACAAATGTTCCAAAACATGAAGAAACTGAAATGGGTATTAGCAAATTCTTTCTATGAATTAGAAAAAGATGCGATTGATTCAATGGCTGAGATTTTCCCAATAACAACCGTAGGTCCATTGGTTCCTCCATCATTACTAGGTCAAGATCAAATCGACGACGCAGCGATCGAAATGTGGAAGCCACAAGATTCATGCATGGAATGGCTTAACCAAAAGCCACCATCTTCAGTTATATATATCTCCTTCGGAAGTCTCATTTTTCtaaaggaaaaacaaatgttaagCATAGCGAAAGCATTGAAGAACACTAACAAGTATTTTCTATGGGTGATGAAAGATAAAGAAGGAGACGAAGTTCATCTTCCTGAAAAATTCATAGAAGAAACAAAAGAGAAAGGACTGATAGTAACATGGTGTCCACAAACTAGGGTTTTGGTCCATCCTTCAATAGCATGTTTCTTAACACACTGTGGATGGAATTCAACGTTGGAAGCCATAACTGCTGGAGTGCCGATGATTGGTTATCCACAATGGACTGATCAACCGACCAATGCGAAACTCGTGTCGGATGTTTTTCGGACGGGGATTCGGTTGAAACCGGACAGTGATGGGTTTGTGGAGAGTGAGGAAGTTGAAAGGGCGATTGAGGATATTGTTGGAGGAGAAAAGTTTGAGGAGTTTAAGAAAAATGTTTTGGAGTTGAAAAGTGCGGCGAGGGAAGCGTCGGTAGATGGTGGATCTTCTGACAGGAATATTCAAACGTTTGTTGATGAGATTCTTGTGGGTGTTGAGAACAATATATGA